A window from Clupea harengus chromosome 14, Ch_v2.0.2, whole genome shotgun sequence encodes these proteins:
- the efcab2 gene encoding dynein regulatory complex protein 8: MADDKDSAEAILSVVHKKIGDAFDVFDHEFNKTVDVREIGTIIRSLGCFPSEAELHDIIAEVEEEEPMGYIRFEKFLPAMTMVLMERKFGPIPEDLLLQAFEVLDQQKKGHLDPEELTKYMTQEGEPFTQEEMEEMLSAALDPDKNVIFYKDFVSAMAVDDT, translated from the exons ATGGCGGACGATAAGGATAGTGCAG AGGCTATCCTCTCCGTGGTCCATAAGAAGATCGGTGATGCCTTTGATGTGTTTGACCATGAGTTCAACAAAACAGTAGATGTCAG GGAGATTGGAACCATAATACGGTCACTGGGATGTTTTCCATCAGAGGCAGAATTACATGATATCATTGCTGaa gtggaagaggaggagccaaTGGGCTACATTCGCTTTGAGAAGTTCCTTCCTGCCATGACCATGGTGCTGATGGAACGCAA GTTCGGCCCCATTCCAGAGGATCTACTCCTTCAGGCATTTGAG GTTTTGGATCAACAGAAGAAAGGCCATTTAGACCCAGAGGAACTAACTAAATATATGACACAGGAAG GGGAACCCTTCAcacaggaggagatggaggagatgctgTCGGCTGCTCTCGATCCTGACAAGAACGTCATTTTCTACAAGGACTTTGTGAGCGCGATGGCCGTCGATGATACTTAG